aaagaaagagagagagaaatgctCACTTCTCGCACAAGCGTCCGCGGTGCCATCCTTGCCACCGCCTGTGTTccgcttgcgtgtgtgtttgtgttttggcGGTAGATGGCTCCGCCGctgtgcaccaccaccaccaccaccaacaatcGGCACGGTACACCCCAGCATAGTAGTAGCACGGGGAATTTTCTCCTTCGAACCACGGTTTCTCTCTAGTTCTGCTCGAGACACCCGACCCAGAGTGCCtccctcgacgacgacggggtgcCACGCGACTTTCCATCGAACCCGCAAACTTTTTGGGgacaacaacaagaaaacggAGCTTCCCGCAGGAGCGCATCTGGAACAGcgaacagcaaacagcagccTTCACCCTCGGAAAAGCCATCAACGGCATCGCGGGAACGGAAAAGCGCGGAAAACCTCAACAAGGAGCACGGCAACTCACGTTGTTGAACCTGCGGATGCTGGCCGCTGTGccgccggccacggtgcgTCGTGACGCCGCGTGTAGTGCCAATCCGGTATCCCCCGGGCCACCCAGGAACTCCTACtcgaacccggcccggaaccaGGACTTCTAGTGGAGCACCGGAGCAGCGGTGGGGTGGCACACGATGCGGTTTCGCTTTTGCCCGTTGTCTGTGTGTCTCTAGGTCAGCCATGTTGGTGGTgcgcggtgacggcgacgcGCTGCTGCGGCTATAATATTCCTTCccccagcggcggcgacggcggcgtgtAACTTTTGCTCGTACCACCCACCTCCCCCACCAAccaacatcaaacaacaccGAAAGCAATCGTCGTCCTTCCCTACCCGGCCCGGTTTGCACGCACATCGGAGAGACTTCCCGGAGTTCGTCGTCGGGAGTCCCCAACACACGCTATCAACCTGGACATTTGGACCGTACGGTGAGTCCGATTTTGCACTGTAGATTACACCGATGGTGATAGAACAAATGCTGAATTCGGTCGCTTACTAGCCAGCACCGACGTAGCTTGCCGCGGGGAACTCGGTGATACCTAGTCGTGGCTTTTCCGTGTGttaaaaatacatttaaaacataaacaattgCCGCCGCCATTACGACCACAACTGTATGGTATGGTCAGATTGGTGTCAGAGTACCAGagtttatattttaaaaattcaaGTTCCGCAAAACTGACAGCTCACGGGTACAACCGTGAGCGCGCAAGATTACGAAGGCCCACAGTCCCGTGGGGAGTGCggagcggggggggggggggggggacacaGAAGGTCTTTTGAATAATgagattttatttaaaaaatatctATAATGTAGTGTGCCATCTATTCGTCAACTGAAGGGCAACGTTCTTCCGCTTTCAAACAAATTCGAAAAGCATCCAATTCCATGCAAATCGCCCCATAAAATGCgatcctttcatggccaattgGAGCGTAGGGAATGGGAAATAGTCACAGGGGGCTCAGATCAGCTCAATACGGCGGGTGGGACCAATGGAACCAATGGATTTATTGTTTAACATCTCCTCAACTGATGCGATCTTGCACACATCTGCTTATCGACCGGGTGTGCTCGGGTCCTACTAGTACAATTCTTACCCATAACCGTCTCCGTTCTTCGAAATAGTTTTCTTCGTAGACCGTCTCACCTTCAGGAACGAATTCAATGTGGATTCAAATGATCAGCACTGTCTCCATTCTTGactttggtttcgtttttcatttcattttatttcaacaGAATGTTCACCGTCGGGCTTACAGACTAATTCAGACTTACAGACTAATGAGGATGGTGACGAGGAAATAAAGAGAGGAAAAGGAAGGAGGGAAGGGGGATTATAAGAAGGAGTCTAGGAGACGAGAACGGAGGAAAGAGCTAGAGAGGCATTGAAGTCGAACAGGCTGCTTTGGTTTTTGGCaactggtttttgtttgtttgtttgttaactTCGTGTATATCACACACAATATCCTGCTCTACTGATACACTCGTCACCATAAACTTGCAACAAATTATAGGTCTCAGCGCATGGATCTtcttttgttcgtttgttcattttttttccaatacCTCAGAAACCTGCTGACACATAAATGCGCAAAACGTTTTAATCTTTtatccgatttgcatgaaattgaatttgtttctGAGAGGAAGAAGCCTACCGTTCCAAGTATGTTACTTACTAATCGATATGGGTGCATTTTAAGTTAAAAAAACACTGTTATTTAAAAGACATACCTCAAGACGTTAGTTAACAGGCAACTAACTTTAGAAAGAATGAAACGAGAAATGAATGTGTGGTGTGGTTACAGCAGCGCACAGAGCGAATACAAAAACAGGTTGCAATTATTAAACTTAAGGTGCCAACAGGGATTAGCAGCAGCGTACGCAATATTAATTGCGCAATGCAACAATCTGTCCAGCAcatcctgctgccgctgcggtaGGATGACGAACTGTGTGCAGCAAACACCGGCATGGCATACTTGATCTGTTACCACCGCGGTTCAGTCTCTCCCGTCAGGAAGCAAGCGcaggaaaagcgaaacgaagtgaaaaaaaaaatgtttatgtAATTGACGTGTTGCAGGGTTTTTTGATTAGGATCTTCACACGAGAATCACGTGTTCCCTTACGTCTGGTTTGTTTCTCATTTGCAGATGCCCGGCATAGTGGTGTTTCGGAGACGATGGTCGGTAGGCTCGGATGACCTTGTGGTTCCGGGACTGTTTCTTTTGGTCATCCATTTCATTTGGTAAGATACATTACACCGTTGCTGCAATTGACCCCAAAAGACCTGACCGATTTCATCGTTCTTGCTAGGCTCACCGTGCTCCTGACAGTGACGTACGCTTTCCACTTCGACACGAGCGCGATTTGCCAACAGCAGCTGTTGAACTTTCAAATCGGCTACATGATCCTGCTGGCAGGTAACACGTTGGTCCTATATCGCGGGAGTTGCCAAAAGTTCCCCCCGTCGCAAAAGATGCATCATATTAATCGATTCGTCCCGTTCACAGTGTGTATGTGCGTTGAAGCTTCCATATGTATCATTTCGATGCGGGGCAGTATACTTGATACGGAGCGGCGCGCTTCGATGCAGTACCTGCTGTACGGTCGACTATTGCTGATGCTACTGGAACTGAGCGCCCTAACGATGGGCATCATTTGGCTGCGGGACAATTACGCGAGCTGCCAGACCGATGAGCCGAAGGAAGTGATGCTGGCGGCCGTCATTTGCAACCTGTTCGTCGTGTTCAGCATGATTACCACGATCTGGTGCACATtcgatccggccggccggtcgtggGTGAAGATGAAAAAGTATCAGCGCTCGATGCGACAGTCCGAGTCGCGCTTCAACTACAAGCGCAGCGGCAGCCGTAGCCGCAACTGGCGCCAGCGGAAAGTGATCCGGGCGTACCAGGACAGCTGGGATCACCGATGTCGGCTGCTCTTCTGTTGCATGGGAAACAGCGATCGGAGCCGCAACTCGTTCACCGACATCGCCCGGCTGTTGAGTGACTTTTTCCGCGATCTAGATGTCGTACCCTCGGACGTAGTTGCTGGCTTGGTGCTACTGCGGAAATTTCAGAAGCTCGAACGGGAAGTGATAGTGCGGCAGGTAAACACACGCGGTCTCACGGGCTTCCTACGCATTACCGACGGGGAAGCGTTGGGTTTTTGCCCCTCCCcccctttttttaaattactcTTTGGCCTAACAACTCGTGTATGTATTATTGCAaattttagcaaaaaaacggaactcACAAGTTTCTGTCCGGCGTTCCGATCATGGCAAGCACTAAGTTTCTTGCACTGCATGACCCAAACGACTTCAACCATTTTCAGGTGCGTGTACAGTACAGTTTCGGCTCTCAATTCTCGATCTGCACCGCTGAGAAAATATGTGTGCACTGTTGGCATCATGATGCGGCGTAATCACTTTTTGAAATCCCTTTGCTCCTTTTTTAAATGCATTGCCCCCGTGCCAGAACGTTATACGGTACATGTACTTTGCACAAGGCGCCTACGGCTGGCCGATGTATCTGATGAGCCATTCTAGCACCGGAATTTGTCAGCTAGCGTCCGAGCTACGATATTGCTTCTGCCGCCGGAACGCGGTGGATGTGGTGGACGATAATTGCTGCTTCTGTAACTTTGCCGCCCTTAGAAAGATGCTCGAGCTCGGTGAGGTAAGCTAGCGAAGCATCAGTGTGCTTCAGTGAGTCAGATGACGATGTAAGAACACTGATGGATGGATTATATCAATCACTCACTCCAACAGGTAGAGGTGCTTTACGCCACCTATCACGTGGATATCGCCGAAACGCCATTTTTCGTGGCCATCGACTACAACCGCAGCAAGATCGTCGTCAGTATCCGTGGCACGCTCAGCATGAAGGATGTGCTGACTGATCTGAATGCGGAAGGAGAACCATTGCCCGTGAGCCCCGCGCGTGAAGATTTTCTCGGTCACAAGGGTATGGTGCAGGCTGCACTCTACATCAAGCAGAAGCTAGAGGAAGAGAATCTGATTCAGCGGGCGCTGTTGCACAATCCGGCGCGCGGAACACAAAACTTTGGCCTGGTGTTAGTTGGGCATTCTCTGGGAGCGGGAACGGCCGCAATTTTGGCTATTCTGTTGAAGCAGGAATACGATGTACTACACTGCTACAGCTATTCGCCACCGGGCGGTTTGTTAAGGTAAGCGACGGCAGAGGCAAGGCGAGAGAAAAAGTCGGTTTTTCGGAAGATAACCGTTGAAAATGCGAAtcgcttttctttcacttttacACTCCAGCATTCCTGCGGTAGAGTACAGCAAGTCCTTCATAACGTCCGTTGTTGTGGGAAAAGATGTTGTTCCTAGAATAGGTTTATATCAGATGGAAGCGTTGCGAGCAGATTTGATAAATGCGATCCAACGCAGCATAGATCCGAAGTGGAAAACTATAGCATGCTCGGTTatatgttgctgttgtggaccggaaccgacctcggtgatgatgatgtcgacAAAGGACTCAAATGTGCAGCGTTACAAGCAGGATCGCAACAGTGCTCGCCAAAGCACGGTACACCCGAGCGACAATTCTATCGCCTTAACAATTCACCATCCACTGTATCCTCCGGGCCGTATTATACATATTGTGCGACATCATCCTATGCAAGAGGAGTGAGTATTaatcttttgttttctatACCCAACCTCCCAACCCGGTGTGTCAAACATTGATCCAACTGTTACTATCCGATTGTTACCGCCTTTGCTACAACGTACTCTTATATAGTAGAATGTTGATGGTACCACGTTTTGTCGGTATGTCAACATGATATGCGTTCAAGCAATGTGTGCCAATTTTGAAAACGTTGTAGCAAAGCTGTCAACAATAAAAACTTTAGAAAATTGTATTTTGGTCCATTTCCTATGAAAATATGGACAAGAATATGTTTGATCCTGCAATACGATCAATGTTTGACAGATCGCCGGAACCAACTTTAAATGTCGGCTTTATAATAAAATACTTTCCCTTTTCTCCTCATGCTCCTTCTTATGGTCTCTTGCAACTCAAGGCAAATGCTGAAAAAACGCGAACCGGTCTATCAAGCTATCTGGGCTGACAATAAAGACTTCGACGAAGTGCTCATCTCACCAGTCATGATTCAAGATCATATGCCCGATACGGTACTGGCGGCACTAGAAAAGGTACGGATTCATTACTTTTCGTCTGCTGGGCGATGTgatatttctttttcttataGGTCGGTTTCTCTCCGTCAATCattgctttatttttgtttcaccactTTTTGTCTGGGTCGTATTCATAATTATGTTTCTCATCTGTAAAACTTACAAAATGCTGCGCTATGTAGTAGATGTATATTCGAGCTATGAGTATTAGAGTGATATTCTACGGATCAAAGTTGCGAGAACAAGATTAGCTTTGGCCGAACTGGTTTGCAGCCGTACTGTGAAACATTTATCTGTTTCGCCACTGCATCAATCAGAGACTTTGCCTTTCCAACATCGAGCCCGATAACTGCTGCCTCTCTTTGGATGCATTCgtttaaattgtttctacTTAATGCACTAAACTCAACTATCTTCGCCTCCGGTATAGTTGTCTCCATGAACGAGTGCGATAGGTTCGCTGAGCCCTGAAATACAAGCACTATATCCAAACTAATTTGATGCTGTTCGCTCATCGCACGGAGACGTGCGAGCACTTTCACGAGTACAGAGATATCGTTGTTGTGCAAATTATCAATTACGATTAAATAGTTTCCGCATAGGGCCCCGGAATAGATTGCTTGTCGTAGTTTGAACAAGATGCCTTGAAACACAGCGTATTGTGACTTTTGTGATTGACGC
This window of the Anopheles cruzii chromosome X, idAnoCruzAS_RS32_06, whole genome shotgun sequence genome carries:
- the LOC128278738 gene encoding diacylglycerol lipase-alpha is translated as MPGIVVFRRRWSVGSDDLVVPGLFLLVIHFIWLTVLLTVTYAFHFDTSAICQQQLLNFQIGYMILLAVCMCVEASICIISMRGSILDTERRASMQYLLYGRLLLMLLELSALTMGIIWLRDNYASCQTDEPKEVMLAAVICNLFVVFSMITTIWCTFDPAGRSWVKMKKYQRSMRQSESRFNYKRSGSRSRNWRQRKVIRAYQDSWDHRCRLLFCCMGNSDRSRNSFTDIARLLSDFFRDLDVVPSDVVAGLVLLRKFQKLEREVIVRQQKNGTHKFLSGVPIMASTKFLALHDPNDFNHFQNVIRYMYFAQGAYGWPMYLMSHSSTGICQLASELRYCFCRRNAVDVVDDNCCFCNFAALRKMLELGEVEVLYATYHVDIAETPFFVAIDYNRSKIVVSIRGTLSMKDVLTDLNAEGEPLPVSPAREDFLGHKGMVQAALYIKQKLEEENLIQRALLHNPARGTQNFGLVLVGHSLGAGTAAILAILLKQEYDVLHCYSYSPPGGLLSIPAVEYSKSFITSVVVGKDVVPRIGLYQMEALRADLINAIQRSIDPKWKTIACSVICCCCGPEPTSVMMMSTKDSNVQRYKQDRNSARQSTVHPSDNSIALTIHHPLYPPGRIIHIVRHHPMQEEQMLKKREPVYQAIWADNKDFDEVLISPVMIQDHMPDTVLAALEKVVASAGPQKPNRQFTSAAADAASPDVQVRFSTAQLDAPTVSENLQQQNIASPVVPHKICLETSFTDMQLLQLHQSEESQQPLAYDSRLNPVPDVPKASPAAGSSVMGMRSVPSSLVDDSGIPQSISGPSEMTTLILGEVQNAGPVSAAAAVCVPPPLVSTIGGSSATVRTLNFIASANPTRNDMFLKFQHQPVTSASAGSAHHATAHSRSENLSLGVTRRNSYEVQKVDLIHDDWFGMAPLASPESLSELSSISSRASVYGVGVVGCPTDRSIEQPQQQHRDEGVAADGTASSASQLHTPKVLRRTPKVSGNLSTCAEDARTVYQYKRMGKIFVLDQPSSFDSGTTYDGSFGNESNGSAPEEHSLLLTTIREKDFPPPSSALDEPSERPESWRLPTTHTVTDDALAPSGSGQERCTSRCPACPCRSGAVELEAVKCCERFNHRECYNFKHTSFNVFKFKQIHDQNGSGARQEASRSTVREETRHTGAPIAAVATSSPSSIAGAARAGLLESHFPVLSSVGRTPNGNGGNHAVKQDLSETPPHSGEQRGSDTLPLLVNLVEHTSSNGGSGFSRKKYSIHPAEHKVIVMDGFKAANDAAGTPDSSPVTSRSSAVTPKHFPTLAKNESNV